From a region of the Coregonus clupeaformis isolate EN_2021a unplaced genomic scaffold, ASM2061545v1 scaf1942, whole genome shotgun sequence genome:
- the nol11 gene encoding LOW QUALITY PROTEIN: nucleolar protein 11-like (The sequence of the model RefSeq protein was modified relative to this genomic sequence to represent the inferred CDS: deleted 1 base in 1 codon) produces the protein MAALYEGFTLCGLVQSRNALDSAIQGIELDGDSDHAVVTDSTRSVTLYKVSDQKPLGSWTVKQGQLLTCPAVCNFQTNEYVVVSDNKVIRVWKDEDLNLDKAFKATVSADVWRVHSAPGGEPVVLFQRGAVRLLDSLLSAPQQPIEDVLSEEEVIRWSTSIIAEKQHVVLFTTEQKGEHFLYVQRLNLNTLQKYRLEREDSGAPPLSFSASLRDKHINLLYLYPNGCVYQSVVAVQGHVGLEEEGVQALPRSLRLRLPVGKGELGAASAVALDEAHVAVVGVPHPSARTGKDFLCIWNTNFQTLQAGKEMAGRIYGQVWCYLGKLFVPHGKTISVIPYECQKSSLASALGKLRQAGIAVSKSSVAVPSWNSLLHGDQPQGPTKIAETRKIKLSRKSQSAPALTVNQVLELIKTGPVEEVQREVEALVSRGDAQDLQLSVGQLACHLVARSQAEPAFYTPGALAQLVQTQCLCHSVCPDLLLLALEHKDYFLCQLCLQLFPDIPEVVTCACLKTFISVPDGDVEMVSLEPDSVSFMEGLVAAGARGGQQNGFSPPLYEEDSCDAHHQPNPPQDQDKKNPTLQLEACPVGLHKAVLLNEVLQTPYSDNFLLPHLKDLNSQQVILFLQYLQFVYLKYSQDVYAQPPSLRSPTMTQIIDWVCLLLDAHFTVLVMAPDAKGLLSNLHSFVKSQVKLFSELGKIEGSLQELHKMKPSKDISQYSIEVIELF, from the exons ATGGCCGCGCTGTATGAGGGTTTCACGTTGTGCGGACTTGTACAAAGTCGAAATGCTTTAGATTCGGCAATTCAGGGAATTGAACTGGATGGAGACAGTGACCATGCCGTCGTCACCGATTCCACGCGATCTGTCACTTTATACAAG GTTTCAGACCAGAAGCCTCTGGGTAGCTGGACGGTGAAACAGGGACAGTTGTTGACTTGTCCTGCAGTGTGCAACTTTCAGACCAACGAGTATGTAGTCGTTTCAGACAACAAG GTCATCAGAGTTTGGAAAGATGAAGACCTCAATTTAGACAAAGCATTTAAAGCAACT GTATCTGCTGATGTATGGAGGGTCCACTCTGCCCCAGGGGGAGAGCCTGTGGTGCTGTTCCAGAGAGGGGCAGTCAGACTCCTGGACTCCCTCCTCTCCGCCCCCCAACAGCCCATAGAAGACGTCCTGTCAGAGGAGGAGGTCATAAG GTGGAGCACCAGCATCATAGCTGAGAAACAACATGTTGTCCTCTTCACGACAGAGCAG AAAGGGGAGCACTTCCTGTATGTGCAAAGGCTCAACCTCAACACCCTACAGAAGTATAGGCTGGAGAGAGAAGACTCTGGAGCTCCCCCGTTGagtttctctgcctctctccggGACAAACACATCAACCTGCTCTACCTGT ACCCTAACGGCTGTGTGTACCAGAGTGTGGTGGCGGTGCAGGGGCATGTggggctggaggaggagggggtgcagGCCCTGCCCCGTAGCCTGCGGCTGAGGCTGCCCGTG GGGAAGGGGGAGCTGGGAGCTGCCTCGGCAGTGGCCCTGGACGAAGCTCATGTGGCTGTGGTGGGGGTGCCCCATCCATCCGCCAGGACTGGCAAAG ATTTCCTCTGCATCTGGAATACTAATTTCCAGACTCTTCAGGCTGGCAAGGAGATGGCAGGAAGAATCTATGGACAG GTCTGGTGTTATTTGGGAAAGCTGTTTGTCCCTCACGGCAAGACCATCTCCGTCATTCCCTACGAGTGTCAGAAGTCCTCTCTGGCCTCGGCCCTAGGGAAACTACGACAAGCTGGGATCGCAG TGTCCAAATCGTCGGTGGCTGTGCCCTCGTGGAACAGCCTACTCCATGGGGATCAGCCACAGGGGCCCACCAAAATAGCGGAGACCAGGAAGATT AAGCTGAGTCGGAAGAGCCAATCAGCGCCCGCCCTCACAGTGAACCAAGTACTGGAGCTTATCAAG ACTGGTCCAGTGGAGGAGGTCCAGAGGGAGGTGGAGGCCCTGGTCTCCAGAGGCGATGCCCAGGACCTGCAGCTCTCGGTGGGCCAGCTGGCCTGCCATCTGGTGGCCCGTAGCCAGGCTGAGCCAGCCTTCTACACTCCCGGGGCCCTGGCACAGCTGGTGCAAACACAGTGCCTTTGCCACAG TGTATGTCCTGACCTCCTGCTGCTGGCTCTGGAGCACAAGGACTACTTCCTGTGTCAGCTCTGCCTGCAGCTCTTCCCAGACATCCCTGAGGTGGTCACGTGTGCCTGCCTCAAAACCTTCATCAG TGTGCCAGACGGCGACGTGGAGATGGTGAGTCTGGAGCCGGACAGCGTGTCATTCATGGAGGGCCTGGTGGCGGCGGGCGCCCGGGGGGGCCAACAGAACGGCTTCAGCCCCCCTCTGTATGAGGAGGACAGCTGTGATGCCCACCACCAGCCCAAtcctccccaggaccaggataaGAAGAACCCCACACTGCAGCTAGAGGCCTGCCCCGTGGGTCTACACAAGGCTGTGCTACT TAATGAGGTCCTGCAGACACCTTATAGTGACAACTTTCTGCTCCCCCACCTGAAGGACCTCAACTCTCAGCAGGTTATT CTCTTTCTTCAGTACCTCCAGTTCGTCTATTTGAAATATTCCCAAGACGTCTACGCACAACCGCCCAGTTTGAGATCGCCCACAATGACACAG ATCATTGACTGGGTGTGCTTGTTGTTGGATGCTCATTTCACAGTCTTGGTCATGGCTCCTGATGCCAAAGGATTGCTGTCAAATCTCCACAGCTTCGTCAAGTCCCAG GTGAAACTATTCTCTGAACTGGGGAAGATCGAGGGCAGCCTTCAAGAGCTCCACAAAATGAAGCCGTCGAAGGACATCAGCCAGTACTCCATAGAAGTCATTGAGCTCTTTTAG